The proteins below are encoded in one region of Pelagibacterium flavum:
- a CDS encoding DUF2249 domain-containing protein, producing MSNEVKLDVRPLLATGQEPFAKIMEVVAQLLPGQTLTLIAPFKPTPLLDVMSRRGFASRSGLNPDGSWSVKFMPRPNRDLMVSPGANDVANWPNPARLIDLSRHDSATAIPIVEEIVAGLSSSEIAYMFLAEPPGDWLGRFTHAGHRWAWSYDDVLEGFGLMISGAKEENPTIQ from the coding sequence ATGTCCAATGAAGTGAAACTTGACGTGCGTCCTCTTCTGGCGACCGGCCAGGAACCATTTGCAAAGATCATGGAGGTCGTCGCCCAGCTTCTTCCTGGACAGACGCTGACTCTGATTGCGCCTTTCAAACCGACACCGCTGCTGGATGTCATGTCACGCAGGGGATTCGCGAGCAGGTCCGGGCTGAACCCAGACGGCAGTTGGTCTGTGAAATTCATGCCACGCCCAAACCGCGACCTAATGGTTTCGCCGGGAGCCAACGATGTTGCGAACTGGCCAAATCCCGCAAGATTGATCGACCTAAGCCGCCATGACTCCGCAACTGCGATACCGATCGTCGAGGAGATCGTGGCCGGCCTCTCAAGCAGCGAGATCGCATACATGTTCCTCGCGGAACCGCCCGGTGATTGGCTGGGTCGATTCACGCACGCCGGCCATCGATGGGCATGGAGCTATGACGACGTACTTGAAGGGTTCGGCCTGATGATCAGCGGAGCAAAAGAAGAGAACCCCACCATCCAATAG
- a CDS encoding VWA domain-containing protein has product MRSLVTAGLIALTSALAPAAALAQERPSTILVLDASGSMWGQIDGVNKITIARAVVGDIVSDFPADQNLGFVTYGHRERGQCADIETLVEPAPGTAAEIAGIVEGLNPRGMTPMTDAVITAAQALRHTERAATVILVSDGIETCNPDPCAAARALEDAGVDFTAHVIGFDIRGEADALLQMQCIAEETGGRFLTADNAQELNEALREVTAAPASGRFTFTANLGGEKIGDETVWERPATPLDLPLLSGEVIWEISDTSFNMVQTGTANPFTTDLPFGDYIVTVHSTAQDDFSQTEASLALDSARNVHAIFPPITSLQPTAQVFGPAQTLVGSAFTVRWEGEGLAPRDYVTIVPADAEDGAYADYDRLNDRTEGELRAPAEPGLYEVRLQLDVGDRVLARTPVEVVDAEITVSAPAQVVVGSAFPVTWQGEGLHPRDYVTIVPAGSADGTYADYDRMQGRSEGELRAPAEPGLYEVRLQLDVGDRVLARTAVEVVDAEVTVSAPAQVVVGSAFPVTWQGEGLHPRDYVTIVPAGSADGTYADYDRMQDRSEGELRAPAEPGLYEVRLQLDAGDRVLARTPVEVRDGNVSLDGPDRARAGTEITLSWTGAIHPRDYIAIVPGGTPDGEQSGYRRIQDEDQATFTAPAEPGAYEIRYHLDHGDRVMARRPIEVLAADAPIDEGAGLVVPGTARPGDIVSVSWTIEAGDTERRVALARADAPDFTWIAVHRVGDETETVFKLPDEPGQYEVRFLDLQSQSVLGRAMITLSE; this is encoded by the coding sequence ATGAGATCTCTTGTGACCGCCGGGCTCATCGCTCTGACATCCGCCCTTGCGCCGGCGGCGGCGCTTGCCCAGGAGCGCCCCAGCACGATCCTCGTTTTGGACGCCTCGGGGTCGATGTGGGGGCAGATCGATGGGGTGAACAAAATCACCATCGCGCGCGCTGTCGTCGGCGACATTGTGTCGGATTTCCCCGCCGATCAGAATCTCGGTTTCGTCACCTATGGCCATCGCGAGCGCGGGCAATGCGCGGATATCGAGACCTTGGTCGAACCCGCGCCCGGCACTGCGGCAGAGATCGCCGGCATAGTTGAAGGGTTGAACCCGCGGGGCATGACCCCGATGACCGATGCTGTCATCACCGCGGCTCAGGCGTTGCGCCACACCGAACGGGCGGCGACGGTGATCCTGGTTTCCGATGGGATCGAGACCTGCAATCCTGATCCCTGCGCCGCCGCCCGCGCACTGGAAGACGCGGGCGTAGATTTTACCGCCCATGTCATCGGCTTCGACATCCGGGGCGAAGCCGACGCCCTGTTGCAGATGCAATGCATCGCCGAGGAAACCGGCGGCCGCTTCCTGACTGCCGACAATGCCCAGGAGCTCAACGAGGCCTTGCGCGAGGTCACTGCCGCGCCGGCCTCAGGGCGTTTCACCTTCACCGCAAATCTCGGAGGCGAGAAGATCGGCGACGAGACCGTCTGGGAGCGGCCAGCAACGCCACTGGATCTGCCGCTTCTGTCCGGCGAGGTGATCTGGGAGATATCGGATACTTCGTTCAACATGGTGCAGACCGGCACTGCGAACCCCTTCACCACGGATCTGCCGTTCGGCGACTATATCGTGACGGTCCATTCGACGGCGCAGGACGACTTCTCGCAGACCGAGGCCAGTTTGGCGTTGGACAGCGCGCGCAATGTCCACGCCATTTTCCCGCCTATCACGTCGCTACAGCCCACCGCCCAGGTCTTCGGCCCTGCACAAACCTTGGTTGGCTCCGCATTCACGGTGAGGTGGGAAGGTGAGGGTCTGGCTCCGCGTGATTATGTGACAATTGTTCCCGCCGACGCCGAAGACGGAGCCTATGCGGACTACGACCGGTTGAACGACCGTACCGAGGGCGAGCTTCGCGCGCCTGCCGAGCCCGGTCTCTACGAAGTGCGCCTGCAACTGGACGTGGGGGACCGCGTGCTCGCCCGCACCCCGGTCGAGGTGGTGGATGCCGAGATTACAGTCTCCGCGCCGGCTCAGGTCGTTGTCGGGTCGGCTTTCCCGGTCACCTGGCAGGGTGAGGGCCTGCACCCGCGCGACTACGTGACGATCGTTCCCGCCGGTTCGGCGGACGGCACCTATGCCGACTACGATCGCATGCAAGGTCGGAGCGAGGGCGAGCTGCGGGCGCCTGCCGAGCCCGGCCTCTACGAAGTGCGCCTGCAATTGGACGTGGGGGACCGCGTGCTCGCCCGCACCGCGGTCGAAGTTGTCGATGCCGAGGTTACTGTCTCCGCGCCGGCCCAGGTCGTTGTCGGGTCGGCATTCCCGGTCACCTGGCAGGGTGAGGGCCTGCACCCGCGCGACTACGTGACGATCGTTCCCGCCGGTTCTGCGGACGGCACCTATGCCGATTACGATCGCATGCAAGATCGGAGCGAAGGCGAGCTTCGCGCGCCTGCCGAACCCGGACTCTACGAGGTGCGCCTGCAATTGGACGCGGGGGATCGCGTGCTCGCCCGCACCCCGGTCGAGGTGAGGGATGGAAATGTTTCGCTTGACGGACCGGACAGGGCGCGGGCCGGCACCGAGATCACGCTTTCCTGGACCGGCGCGATACATCCGCGCGACTACATAGCCATCGTTCCCGGCGGCACGCCCGACGGCGAGCAAAGTGGCTATCGCCGCATTCAGGACGAAGATCAGGCCACGTTCACTGCACCCGCGGAGCCTGGTGCCTATGAAATCCGCTACCATTTGGACCACGGTGATCGGGTCATGGCCCGGCGACCGATCGAAGTGCTGGCGGCGGACGCGCCGATAGACGAGGGTGCTGGTCTCGTGGTTCCTGGCACAGCTAGGCCGGGCGACATCGTTTCGGTTTCGTGGACAATCGAAGCTGGCGATACCGAACGGCGCGTGGCGCTGGCACGAGCTGATGCGCCCGACTTTACCTGGATTGCAGTCCATCGCGTGGGCGACGAAACCGAAACGGTATTCAAGCTCCCGGACGAGCCGGGACAATACGAAGTGCGGTTTCTCGACCTTCAAAGCCAGAGCGTTCTCGGACGCGCGATGATCACGCTCAGCGAATGA
- the nirK gene encoding copper-containing nitrite reductase, which yields MKAKPDPQDRRNDHEPSKLLDRRSLLAGTAGLGLGALLGAPPALAQHNHRTLVAEHDFTGTLSDRVYSVNPVHPEMADIAENPANVPPPIDRTEPATIDVELETIEVEAHLAHNSTFRFWTFNGTVPGPFIRARVGDTLNVTLKNHPDSWMMHNVDFHAATGPGGGAEATSAAPGEEKSFSFKALNPGIYVYHCAVPPVALHIANGMYGLILIEPEGGLPPVDKEFYVMQGEIYTNEPFGTSGLLTESYEKLLNERPEYFVLNGHVGALTDHYPLRANVGETVRIYYGVGGPNYASNFHVIGEIFDKVYQFGSFVSPPLESVQTVLVPAGGAVAVEFKCEVPGRYVLVDHALSRVERGLAGYLLVEGDAAPDIFDAPEEESE from the coding sequence ATGAAAGCCAAACCAGACCCGCAAGATCGCCGCAATGATCACGAACCGTCCAAGCTTCTCGACCGGCGATCGCTGTTGGCTGGAACGGCCGGGTTGGGACTGGGCGCCCTTCTTGGTGCGCCTCCCGCGCTCGCCCAACATAATCACAGGACGCTCGTCGCCGAGCACGACTTCACGGGTACGTTGAGTGACCGGGTATATTCGGTCAACCCTGTTCATCCCGAGATGGCCGACATCGCAGAAAATCCGGCCAATGTGCCGCCGCCTATCGACCGTACCGAGCCGGCGACCATTGACGTCGAACTCGAGACAATCGAGGTCGAGGCCCACCTCGCGCACAACAGCACGTTTCGCTTCTGGACGTTCAATGGAACGGTCCCTGGCCCGTTTATCCGGGCGCGCGTGGGTGACACGCTCAATGTCACTCTCAAGAACCATCCTGATAGCTGGATGATGCACAATGTCGATTTCCACGCCGCTACCGGCCCGGGCGGCGGCGCCGAGGCAACGTCGGCCGCACCGGGTGAGGAAAAGAGCTTTAGCTTCAAAGCCCTCAATCCGGGCATCTATGTCTATCATTGTGCAGTGCCGCCAGTAGCACTTCACATCGCCAACGGCATGTATGGTCTCATTCTGATCGAACCAGAAGGGGGCCTGCCACCGGTGGACAAGGAATTCTACGTCATGCAGGGCGAGATATACACCAACGAGCCGTTCGGAACGTCGGGGCTACTGACGGAGAGCTACGAAAAGCTCCTCAATGAGCGGCCGGAGTACTTTGTGCTGAACGGCCATGTTGGGGCGCTGACCGATCACTACCCGCTGCGCGCCAATGTCGGGGAAACGGTCCGCATCTATTACGGCGTCGGTGGCCCCAACTACGCCTCCAATTTCCATGTTATCGGTGAGATTTTTGATAAGGTCTACCAGTTCGGCTCGTTCGTCAGCCCGCCGCTGGAAAGCGTGCAGACTGTGTTGGTTCCTGCCGGCGGTGCCGTGGCCGTGGAATTCAAGTGTGAAGTACCAGGGCGCTATGTTCTGGTCGATCATGCCTTGTCGCGGGTTGAGCGCGGACTTGCCGGCTATCTCTTGGTCGAGGGCGACGCGGCGCCAGACATCTTTGATGCGCCCGAAGAAGAGAGCGAATAG
- a CDS encoding molybdopterin-dependent oxidoreductase, which produces MRLQYHIVQTALMTALVFMAVPVAAEDVLLTLTGAVRDGRVEMTRADFDTMDWHEFSTSTSVTDGRPEFSGVLMRDILAHAEAEGSSVRATALNDYVVDIPVEDFHRFDVLAALYMDDVPLTRRDKGPVWIVYPRDNHGVLADIRYDMRWVWQLVALHVQ; this is translated from the coding sequence ATGAGATTACAGTATCACATCGTTCAGACCGCGTTGATGACGGCACTTGTGTTCATGGCCGTGCCAGTGGCTGCCGAGGACGTCCTGCTGACCCTGACCGGGGCGGTAAGGGACGGCAGGGTGGAGATGACGCGCGCGGATTTCGATACGATGGACTGGCATGAGTTTTCGACATCGACCAGCGTCACAGATGGCAGGCCGGAGTTCAGCGGCGTGCTGATGCGAGACATCCTCGCCCATGCCGAGGCAGAGGGAAGTAGTGTGCGCGCCACAGCGTTGAACGACTATGTCGTCGATATCCCTGTCGAGGATTTTCACCGGTTTGACGTTCTGGCCGCGCTTTACATGGATGACGTGCCTCTGACCCGGCGTGACAAGGGTCCAGTCTGGATCGTCTATCCGCGCGACAATCACGGCGTTCTGGCCGATATACGGTATGACATGCGATGGGTCTGGCAGCTTGTCGCGCTGCATGTGCAATGA
- a CDS encoding pseudoazurin gives MHKVTLAALVLTMGFATSPAWAADHEIQMLNKGDAGVMVFEPAAIKIEPGDTVTFVATDPGHNAEAIAGMLPDGAETFRTTIGQTVTLTFDVGGVYGIKCTPHYGMGMVTLIQVGDGPANLEEAKATNLPPKAEERFETAYEVLEL, from the coding sequence ATGCATAAGGTCACTCTCGCCGCACTCGTATTGACGATGGGCTTTGCTACGAGCCCCGCCTGGGCGGCAGATCACGAAATTCAGATGCTCAACAAGGGCGACGCCGGCGTGATGGTATTTGAGCCCGCCGCCATCAAGATCGAACCTGGCGACACGGTTACGTTTGTCGCAACCGATCCGGGGCACAATGCCGAGGCCATAGCGGGCATGCTGCCAGATGGAGCAGAAACTTTTCGCACCACTATTGGGCAAACTGTTACTCTCACGTTCGATGTCGGCGGCGTATACGGCATTAAATGCACTCCCCACTACGGCATGGGGATGGTTACCCTGATCCAGGTTGGGGACGGCCCCGCCAATCTGGAGGAAGCCAAGGCCACAAATCTGCCGCCAAAGGCAGAAGAGCGTTTCGAAACCGCATACGAGGTGCTCGAGCTTTAA
- a CDS encoding NnrU family protein → MVNLLAISLFVLSHLIPSLPGVRPTLIRLMGRNGYLATYGVLSLVLLGWVFHAAISAPWCWRGFPLNGRPGSRSLCLRSASF, encoded by the coding sequence ATGGTCAACCTCTTGGCAATATCACTCTTCGTTCTGTCCCACCTCATACCATCACTCCCCGGTGTGCGACCAACCCTCATTAGGCTCATGGGCCGCAATGGCTATCTTGCGACATACGGGGTTCTTTCCCTCGTTTTGCTTGGGTGGGTCTTTCACGCCGCAATTTCCGCACCGTGGTGTTGGCGTGGATTTCCGCTGAATGGCAGGCCTGGATCACGCTCATTGTGTCTCCGCTCAGCCTCCTTCTGA
- a CDS encoding cupin domain-containing protein translates to MALAHVEPGASRNLLHEPQTAKSTALVKTDAFEAINLVVPQGRIIAPHDVEGPITLYCIKGRVALVLEEKEVEMQTGDWLHLEGGITHGLRGVEEARLILTIIYVQG, encoded by the coding sequence ATGGCGCTTGCCCACGTTGAACCGGGAGCTTCGCGAAACCTGCTTCACGAGCCACAGACCGCGAAGTCAACCGCCCTGGTTAAGACCGATGCGTTCGAGGCCATCAATCTTGTAGTTCCGCAGGGTCGCATCATCGCCCCCCATGATGTTGAAGGGCCCATTACCCTATATTGCATCAAGGGCCGTGTTGCGCTCGTTCTCGAGGAAAAAGAGGTCGAGATGCAAACCGGTGACTGGCTGCATCTCGAGGGCGGAATAACTCATGGGTTGCGCGGAGTTGAGGAAGCCCGATTGATCCTTACGATCATCTATGTTCAAGGGTGA
- a CDS encoding RrF2 family transcriptional regulator has translation MRLTLHTDLALRVMVYLAQYQDRLCSISEISRFYDVSHNHLVKVAHGLVRKGYIESARGRMGGLRLARAASEISVGEIVRSMEDCLDLVDCTTCRLAPGCGLRGLIGQAMAAFLHVLDECTIAQLQGEATGILSILSTQQLPPTQTLQQR, from the coding sequence ATGCGCCTCACGCTTCATACTGACCTGGCATTGCGGGTGATGGTCTATCTGGCTCAGTATCAGGATCGGCTGTGTTCCATTTCGGAAATTTCGCGATTCTACGATGTATCTCACAATCACTTGGTCAAAGTGGCTCATGGGCTGGTCAGGAAGGGCTACATCGAAAGCGCGCGCGGTCGAATGGGTGGTCTTCGACTGGCGCGTGCCGCCTCCGAAATATCGGTCGGCGAGATCGTCCGGTCGATGGAGGACTGTCTCGACCTTGTCGATTGCACGACCTGCCGTTTGGCACCGGGATGTGGCCTGAGGGGCCTGATAGGGCAGGCCATGGCTGCGTTTTTGCATGTTTTGGACGAATGCACGATCGCTCAGCTACAGGGTGAGGCGACCGGCATTCTGTCCATACTGTCGACACAACAGTTGCCGCCTACGCAAACACTCCAGCAACGCTAA
- a CDS encoding sensor histidine kinase, with the protein MTGTGGRARYLWLGGLVVICLGLLGLAAWQLVVLERQMRIDATENMIWVFGQTQIEALNLALALSDEATPQQIQTRFDIVVSRLTLLEDGPQRRFLEDAGISETLAGWRNGLLALDPAQDADPVGLRAHVTALVAALRAKASLVMSHEWQIQATRLDSLRQLHLLALASVLGAAAAGLGLVAILIDRERRLMSGRLDRLRAEKLASDLERERKTSENHRRFADLIAHQFRTPLAVIDSAMHRLTRRGESPVPPELIAQKATVSREAVARLVKLTDTALMMSRLEADAVLPSLRAHDLRDLVTSVIDDLMATARDRDPARIRQSVQTEPTVALCDPMLTAEILSNLLRNALLYSPPDCRVDVSVSQSRDYVVCRVEDRGKGMSPDEIECAFDRFYRGSGHETLPGSGLGLTLARHLARIQGGEVTLMERDEGGLIAALYLPREDAA; encoded by the coding sequence ATGACCGGCACAGGCGGGCGGGCGCGGTATCTGTGGCTTGGTGGGCTGGTGGTGATCTGCCTGGGCCTGTTGGGGCTAGCCGCGTGGCAGCTTGTCGTGCTGGAACGCCAGATGCGCATTGACGCAACAGAAAACATGATCTGGGTCTTTGGTCAGACGCAGATCGAGGCCTTGAACCTGGCGCTGGCGCTCTCGGATGAGGCTACGCCGCAACAGATCCAGACCCGCTTTGACATAGTGGTTTCTCGACTGACACTGTTGGAAGATGGGCCGCAACGTCGCTTTCTTGAGGATGCAGGCATATCCGAAACGCTTGCAGGTTGGCGCAACGGGCTTCTGGCGCTTGACCCTGCGCAAGATGCCGATCCAGTCGGGCTACGGGCACATGTCACGGCGCTGGTCGCAGCCCTGAGGGCGAAGGCGAGTCTGGTGATGTCCCATGAATGGCAGATTCAAGCCACGCGCCTGGACAGCCTAAGGCAGTTGCACTTGCTTGCGCTGGCATCTGTGCTGGGGGCGGCGGCGGCAGGACTGGGGCTGGTGGCAATCCTGATCGATCGTGAGAGGCGCTTGATGAGCGGGAGGTTGGATCGCCTGCGGGCTGAAAAGTTGGCCAGCGATCTGGAACGCGAACGCAAAACTTCCGAGAACCACCGTCGGTTCGCAGACCTGATTGCCCATCAATTCCGCACGCCTCTGGCCGTAATCGACAGCGCAATGCATCGCCTGACGCGCCGCGGTGAAAGCCCGGTTCCGCCTGAATTGATCGCGCAAAAGGCTACGGTGTCCCGTGAGGCGGTTGCCCGGCTCGTGAAGTTGACAGATACCGCATTGATGATGTCCCGGCTGGAAGCTGATGCGGTACTTCCTAGCCTGCGCGCCCATGACCTGCGCGATCTGGTAACTTCAGTCATTGATGACCTAATGGCAACGGCGCGGGACCGCGACCCGGCCCGTATCCGGCAGTCGGTGCAAACAGAACCAACTGTCGCGCTGTGCGATCCGATGTTGACCGCCGAAATCCTCTCCAACCTCCTGCGCAATGCGCTCTTGTATTCTCCGCCCGATTGCCGCGTCGATGTGAGTGTCTCTCAGTCGCGGGACTATGTCGTCTGTCGGGTCGAGGACAGAGGCAAGGGTATGTCGCCCGATGAGATTGAGTGTGCTTTTGACAGGTTCTACCGCGGCAGCGGGCACGAGACTTTGCCTGGCTCCGGACTGGGCCTGACGCTCGCGCGCCATCTGGCCCGAATTCAGGGTGGCGAGGTGACCTTGATGGAGCGTGACGAGGGCGGTCTGATAGCTGCGCTTTACCTGCCGAGGGAGGACGCCGCATGA
- a CDS encoding DUF983 domain-containing protein, which produces MTRDQNQTPLGIGTSMRARCPRCGEGQLFKGFLTLRKDCEACGLDYSFADPADGPAFLILMVGCIPAVVFGLWLEVAFRAPIWVHLATTVPLIFLTCVPPLRPLKAWMVAQQYRSKAEEVRADMLVK; this is translated from the coding sequence ATGACACGTGATCAAAACCAAACACCCCTCGGCATCGGCACAAGCATGCGCGCTCGGTGCCCACGCTGCGGTGAAGGACAGCTGTTCAAGGGATTTTTGACCCTGCGGAAGGACTGCGAGGCTTGCGGCCTCGACTATAGTTTTGCGGATCCCGCCGATGGCCCGGCGTTCCTGATTCTCATGGTGGGATGCATTCCCGCGGTCGTGTTCGGCCTATGGCTCGAGGTCGCATTTCGGGCGCCGATATGGGTGCACCTGGCCACTACTGTGCCCTTGATCTTTCTGACCTGTGTTCCTCCTCTCCGCCCCCTCAAGGCGTGGATGGTTGCGCAACAATATCGCTCCAAAGCTGAAGAGGTCCGCGCCGATATGCTGGTCAAATGA
- a CDS encoding TMEM70/TMEM186/TMEM223 family protein, with the protein MSIETNTPERLELELAIPRFILWFVMLPVLPITLIGLANLIGGEILTALVLLVGLNGAFLAGYIALSERTRLRLDAGSGLVSIIRTSRLGTRQRDYPLEALDSAELDRSHTSREDRSTSKVALVFRDTRPATRVPLSRWGVSGDGPVQVANDINTWLRRHFGGEQTAPASQPSS; encoded by the coding sequence ATGAGTATTGAGACGAACACGCCCGAACGACTGGAACTGGAACTGGCGATACCGCGCTTTATCCTGTGGTTCGTCATGCTGCCTGTCCTGCCGATCACCCTGATCGGACTGGCCAATCTGATCGGGGGAGAAATCCTGACCGCGTTGGTGCTGCTGGTCGGGCTGAACGGGGCCTTTCTCGCGGGATATATCGCCCTGTCCGAGCGCACACGGCTCAGGCTGGACGCAGGGTCGGGATTGGTCAGCATCATCCGGACATCGCGCCTCGGCACGCGTCAGCGGGACTATCCGCTCGAGGCGCTCGACAGTGCCGAACTTGACCGCAGCCATACCTCGCGAGAGGACCGCAGCACCTCGAAGGTGGCTCTGGTTTTTCGCGACACCCGCCCGGCAACACGGGTGCCCTTGTCACGTTGGGGCGTATCGGGCGATGGACCTGTGCAGGTCGCCAATGACATCAATACCTGGCTGCGACGCCATTTCGGGGGCGAACAGACTGCCCCCGCATCTCAACCTTCAAGCTGA
- a CDS encoding group III truncated hemoglobin: MTELSEDGLRLQVTRFYEKVRADGELAPIFADTVEDWDDHINRLTDFWSSVMLTSGRYKGNPFGAHLSFASRLTPALFSRWLALWSQTAREIFDPVVANALEGKASRIAQSLRAGLFGFKHTPADSVEGVHATHPNIVSGSHHDT; encoded by the coding sequence ATGACCGAACTGAGCGAGGATGGGCTGAGACTGCAGGTAACGCGCTTCTACGAGAAGGTTCGCGCTGATGGTGAATTGGCCCCGATTTTCGCCGATACCGTAGAGGATTGGGATGATCACATTAATCGTCTGACCGATTTCTGGTCTTCGGTCATGCTTACCTCTGGCCGTTACAAGGGCAACCCCTTCGGTGCCCATCTCTCCTTCGCATCGCGATTGACGCCTGCCCTGTTCTCCCGCTGGCTGGCCCTGTGGTCACAGACAGCCAGGGAGATCTTCGATCCGGTCGTTGCCAATGCCCTCGAAGGCAAGGCATCGCGAATTGCCCAGAGCTTGAGAGCGGGCCTGTTCGGATTCAAACACACACCTGCCGACAGCGTGGAGGGCGTCCATGCGACCCACCCCAACATCGTAAGCGGGAGCCATCATGACACGTGA
- a CDS encoding DUF309 domain-containing protein — protein MDLFNYCYYWEAHEAWEPFWQHVDRNSEEWAFLKAIILLAAAGVKVREGKHGPKRRHLERAATLLVRLNADVFTPAIGMSPQVLADCARAESRRFWPFRGRSGLDIFLHPLQVGAGRSC, from the coding sequence GTGGATCTGTTCAACTACTGCTATTATTGGGAGGCTCACGAGGCGTGGGAGCCGTTCTGGCAACACGTTGATCGCAATTCTGAAGAATGGGCCTTCCTGAAGGCGATCATCCTGCTCGCGGCGGCTGGCGTGAAAGTGCGTGAAGGTAAGCACGGGCCGAAGCGGCGCCATCTTGAGCGTGCAGCAACATTGTTGGTCAGGCTGAATGCCGACGTGTTCACACCTGCTATTGGGATGTCACCACAAGTCCTGGCGGATTGTGCGCGGGCGGAGAGCCGCCGATTCTGGCCGTTTCGCGGTCGATCTGGTCTCGATATTTTTCTCCACCCACTACAGGTAGGAGCAGGGAGGTCGTGTTGA
- a CDS encoding response regulator, translated as MTVPLILCVEDEPSLRDDVAFELHEAGYVVSAAGDAREALAHLERQRPDLILCDILMPGMDGKRFMSYLRQTRPDLDDVPFVFLTALSSRQQIIDGRMAGADDYVTKPIDYDLLRAIVESRLNLMRRLRAMPGDRSGLAALDRLAIGVVLLDANGGVVHANPLAQRLSGEAGISLSGRITASGEDGRKLSALIAGLALDEGTAPTGLRLEDGAQLMVVGMSLPAHSHHGEAVAMLILSGTDSKLPMDTATLGQLFDLTRMEAQVACLLAEGLRRSQIADRLAISGTTVAFHLRNIFSKTGVQRQAELVALILSVPLAQPAT; from the coding sequence ATGACCGTTCCGCTGATCCTGTGTGTCGAGGATGAGCCATCGCTGCGCGACGACGTCGCGTTCGAACTGCACGAGGCCGGTTATGTCGTTAGTGCCGCCGGAGATGCGCGCGAGGCGCTGGCCCATCTGGAAAGGCAGCGCCCCGATCTGATCCTCTGTGACATCCTGATGCCCGGCATGGACGGCAAGAGGTTCATGTCCTATTTGCGTCAGACGAGACCCGATCTTGATGACGTGCCCTTTGTCTTTCTGACTGCCCTGTCCTCACGCCAGCAGATAATCGATGGGCGCATGGCAGGAGCTGACGACTATGTGACCAAGCCCATTGATTACGACCTGCTTCGTGCAATCGTTGAATCGCGCCTGAACCTGATGCGACGCTTGCGTGCAATGCCGGGAGACCGTTCCGGACTGGCCGCCCTGGATCGCCTGGCTATTGGCGTGGTGCTACTCGATGCTAATGGCGGCGTGGTCCATGCCAATCCTCTCGCTCAGCGCCTATCGGGCGAGGCTGGTATTTCACTGAGTGGGCGCATTACCGCCAGCGGCGAAGATGGTCGGAAGCTGTCCGCATTGATCGCGGGGTTAGCTCTGGATGAAGGAACGGCCCCCACGGGTTTACGCTTGGAAGATGGGGCCCAGCTCATGGTCGTTGGGATGTCGCTGCCAGCACACTCGCACCATGGCGAGGCAGTCGCTATGCTGATACTGAGCGGCACAGATAGCAAGCTCCCTATGGACACTGCGACGCTTGGCCAGTTGTTCGACCTGACGCGGATGGAGGCCCAGGTCGCTTGTTTGTTAGCCGAGGGGCTGCGCCGCAGCCAGATCGCAGACCGGTTGGCGATCTCAGGTACGACCGTCGCATTCCATCTACGAAATATCTTCTCCAAAACCGGCGTGCAAAGGCAGGCGGAACTGGTGGCGCTAATTCTGTCTGTCCCACTGGCGCAACCCGCGACCTGA